The following are encoded together in the Buchnera aphidicola (Acyrthosiphon lactucae) genome:
- the pncB gene encoding nicotinate phosphoribosyltransferase — MKQYNYPIVKTLLDTDAYKLHMQQAVFYHYKNVNVVAEFLCRGDNFLGCYSNVLLEQINMMKSLSLSHEEYTYMTSFPFFKKEYLHWLKKFRYNVSQVKINNHQGQLHIRISGLWKEVILWEVPILALISEVFHGNFSPEISSKSALQYLDTKLIKFFNYTKYIDLSHLKIVDFGTRRRFSYNVQYSIVKRLKENFPFLIGSSNYHIARILKIPPVGTQAHEWFQAHQQIGKNLKNSQVLALQTWLDQYNNNLNIALTDSINMDAFLRDFNLYFTSSYQGIRHDSGDPVKWAEKALEHYEKLGIDPCTKTLLFSDNLNFKKIISLYKKFNKRINVIFGIGTKLTCDIPYVKPLNIVIKLVKCNGKPVAKISDSPGKTFCLDHNFLKHLCKVFNVPLKNR, encoded by the coding sequence ATGAAACAATATAATTATCCAATAGTAAAAACATTACTTGATACTGATGCATATAAACTTCATATGCAACAAGCTGTTTTTTATCATTATAAAAATGTAAATGTAGTTGCCGAATTTCTCTGTAGAGGAGATAATTTTTTAGGTTGCTATTCAAATGTTTTATTAGAACAAATTAATATGATGAAGTCTTTATCTTTAAGTCATGAAGAATATACTTATATGACCTCTTTTCCATTTTTTAAGAAAGAATATTTACATTGGTTAAAAAAATTTCGTTATAATGTTTCACAGGTGAAAATAAACAACCATCAAGGTCAATTGCATATTCGTATAAGTGGATTATGGAAAGAAGTAATATTATGGGAAGTTCCAATTTTAGCTTTAATTAGCGAAGTTTTTCATGGTAATTTTTCCCCAGAAATTAGTTCTAAATCTGCTTTACAATATTTAGATACTAAATTAATAAAATTTTTTAATTATACAAAATATATAGATTTATCACATTTAAAAATCGTAGATTTTGGTACAAGAAGAAGATTTTCTTATAATGTACAATATTCTATTGTGAAAAGATTAAAAGAAAATTTTCCTTTTTTAATCGGTTCTAGTAATTATCATATAGCTCGTATATTAAAAATACCACCAGTAGGCACACAAGCTCATGAATGGTTTCAAGCTCATCAACAGATTGGAAAAAATTTAAAAAATAGTCAGGTTTTAGCATTACAAACATGGCTAGATCAGTATAATAATAATTTAAATATTGCTCTTACAGATTCAATCAACATGGATGCTTTTTTACGTGATTTTAATTTGTATTTTACTTCTTCTTATCAGGGAATCAGACATGATTCAGGAGATCCTGTGAAATGGGCTGAAAAAGCTCTTGAACACTATGAAAAACTAGGAATAGATCCCTGTACTAAAACATTATTATTTTCTGATAATTTAAATTTTAAAAAAATTATATCTTTATATAAAAAATTCAATAAAAGGATCAATGTTATTTTTGGTATAGGAACAAAATTAACTTGTGATATTCCATATGTAAAACCATTAAATATTGTTATTAAGTTAGTGAAATGTAATGGAAAACCTGTAGCTAAAATATCTGATAGTCCCGGAAAAACATTTTGTTTAGACCATAATTTTTTAAAACATTTATGTAAAGTATTTAATGTACCATTAAAAAATAGATAA
- the pyrD gene encoding quinone-dependent dihydroorotate dehydrogenase, which translates to MFYYFIRKLLFLIEPEKAHFLTLKYLKIKNINLFNFFYKNRIPSKKIKCMGLTFKNKLGAAAGIDKNGEYINSLSKLGFGFIEVGTVTPLPQIGNPKPRIFRIIPMEGIINSMGFNNLGIDNLINNIKKSNFKGIIGVNIGKNHNTRIEESINDYLICIDKIYCYASYIAINISSPNTINLRNLQYGILFQDLLYKIKKKQKELHKKYLKYVPIAIKISPDLSKKELIYISKKLIKYKIDAVIATNTTLDHSLVSGLKNSFQKGGLSGLPLQKKSTNIISILSKNLKNEIPIIGVGGINSINSAKEKIKSGATLIQIYSGLVYHGPTLVKKIINEI; encoded by the coding sequence ATGTTTTATTATTTCATTCGTAAACTGTTATTTTTAATAGAACCTGAAAAAGCACATTTTTTAACATTAAAATATCTAAAAATAAAAAATATTAATCTATTTAATTTTTTTTATAAAAATAGAATACCATCAAAAAAAATTAAATGTATGGGTTTAACTTTTAAAAATAAACTTGGTGCTGCAGCAGGAATAGATAAAAATGGAGAATATATAAATTCTCTATCAAAATTGGGATTTGGTTTTATTGAGGTAGGAACTGTTACTCCTTTACCTCAAATAGGAAATCCAAAACCTAGAATTTTCAGAATAATTCCCATGGAAGGTATAATTAACAGCATGGGATTTAATAATCTAGGCATAGATAATTTAATTAACAATATAAAAAAATCTAATTTTAAAGGAATAATAGGTGTTAATATTGGAAAAAATCACAATACCAGAATTGAAGAATCAATTAATGATTATTTAATATGTATAGATAAAATTTATTGTTATGCCAGTTATATTGCAATTAATATTTCATCACCTAATACTATTAATTTAAGAAATTTACAATACGGAATTCTTTTTCAAGATCTATTATATAAAATAAAAAAAAAACAAAAAGAACTTCATAAAAAATATTTAAAATATGTTCCTATAGCAATTAAAATCTCACCAGACCTCTCAAAAAAAGAATTAATTTATATTTCAAAAAAATTAATTAAATATAAAATAGACGCAGTAATTGCAACTAATACAACACTAGATCACTCATTAGTGTCTGGATTAAAAAATAGTTTTCAAAAAGGCGGTTTAAGTGGATTGCCTTTACAAAAAAAAAGCACTAATATAATTTCAATACTATCAAAAAACTTAAAAAATGAAATTCCTATTATTGGAGTTGGAGGGATTAATTCTATAAATTCAGCTAAAGAAAAAATTAAATCAGGAGCTACTTTAATACAAATTTATTCTGGATTAGTATATCATGGTCCAACACTAGTTAAAAAAATTATTAATGAAATATAA
- a CDS encoding porin: protein MINHKSLAILIPMLLATSNGANALDIFNKNGNKLELYGSINPNHALSHDFLSTKITSHKDDTNAILGLSGEINISDELLSYATIEYKTDLSEPEELLDKQHLNTVRLGYAGFKYGNWGSIDYGRNYGIFYDVKSLTNNHIPYINKNNVFSYNDNYMIGRSNSVLTYRNNNLFGLFDGVSFALQYQDESKNRSERQQNGTGWGASLKYESDVGLTAIGSFFSSERFKSNTANQDIKNPSIGAYGLGFKYDANDIYIAAFYGEARNLTPSFNLVSQSDASKEQPYINRTQNIEAIAEYNFHSGFHPSLSYLDSKGQNANTKDSSSYQDLEIAKEINISTRYDFNKNISTYMNYKINLLNNSNSAKKNNMPIDNTIGAGIVYHF, encoded by the coding sequence ATGATAAATCATAAATCCTTAGCAATTTTAATACCAATGTTATTAGCTACTAGTAATGGAGCGAATGCTTTAGACATATTCAACAAAAATGGTAATAAACTTGAATTATATGGTAGTATAAATCCCAACCATGCATTATCTCATGATTTTTTGTCAACTAAAATTACATCTCATAAAGATGATACAAATGCTATTTTAGGTTTATCAGGAGAAATAAATATTAGTGATGAACTCTTAAGTTATGCAACGATTGAATATAAAACTGATTTGTCTGAACCAGAAGAATTATTAGACAAACAACATCTTAATACTGTACGTTTAGGATATGCCGGTTTTAAATATGGTAATTGGGGTTCAATAGATTATGGTCGTAATTATGGTATTTTTTATGATGTAAAATCATTAACTAATAATCATATTCCATACATTAATAAAAATAATGTGTTTTCTTATAACGATAATTATATGATAGGAAGAAGTAATAGCGTACTTACTTATAGAAATAATAATCTTTTTGGTTTATTTGATGGAGTTAGTTTTGCATTACAATATCAAGATGAATCTAAAAATAGATCAGAACGTCAGCAAAACGGTACTGGTTGGGGTGCTTCTTTAAAATATGAAAGTGATGTTGGACTTACTGCTATTGGTTCTTTTTTTTCTTCCGAAAGATTTAAATCTAATACGGCTAATCAAGATATAAAAAATCCTTCTATAGGAGCGTATGGATTAGGTTTCAAATATGATGCTAATGATATATATATTGCGGCTTTTTATGGTGAAGCACGTAATTTAACACCATCATTTAATCTTGTTAGTCAAAGTGATGCATCTAAAGAACAACCATATATTAATAGAACTCAAAATATTGAAGCTATTGCAGAATATAATTTTCATTCTGGATTTCATCCTTCTCTTAGTTATTTAGATTCTAAAGGACAAAATGCGAATACAAAAGATTCTTCTAGTTATCAAGATTTAGAAATAGCAAAAGAAATTAATATTTCTACTCGTTATGATTTTAATAAGAACATTTCTACATATATGAATTATAAAATTAATTTATTAAATAATAGTAATTCGGCGAAAAAAAATAATATGCCTATAGATAATACAATTGGTGCTGGGATAGTTTATCATTTCTAA
- a CDS encoding histidine triad nucleotide-binding protein gives MQNNLIFENIIKKKIPAQIIYQDEKVTAFKDINPKAPVHILIVPNFFIASSNDINKKNKSILGHMFYIAVDIAKQKKISKEGYRIIINCNKNGGQEINYLHMHLLGGKKLKSFS, from the coding sequence ATGCAAAATAATTTAATTTTTGAGAATATTATTAAAAAAAAAATACCAGCACAAATTATTTATCAAGATGAAAAAGTCACTGCTTTTAAAGACATAAATCCAAAAGCACCAGTACATATATTAATTGTACCCAATTTTTTTATTGCATCATCAAATGATATTAATAAAAAAAATAAATCGATTTTAGGACATATGTTTTATATTGCCGTTGATATCGCAAAACAAAAAAAAATTAGTAAAGAAGGATATAGAATTATTATTAATTGTAATAAAAACGGTGGTCAAGAAATTAATTATCTTCATATGCATTTACTAGGAGGTAAAAAACTTAAATCGTTTTCTTGA
- the asnS gene encoding asparagine--tRNA ligase has translation MNTVLISDIYKENIIVNSLITICGWVRSRRSSKSGFSFITIYDGSCLDTIQVVANDCLPNYYKEILHLTIGCSVVITGILILSIGEKQKYEIQLKKIKILGWIEKPETYPISAKKHSMEYLREVAHLRSRTNLIGVIARIRNYILQSLHRFLYKHNYYWVPTPIITSLNTEGTGEMFRVSTLDMKNIPKNKDKSVDFKKDFFGKESFLTVSGQLNIEAYACSLSRVYTFGPTFRAEHSNTSRHLAEFWMLEVESAFKNLNDISDFAEYMLKYICKSLLKNCMSDITFLKTYIDNNIVNRLEELLLVDFIRIDYVDAINILIDSKIQFNNSISLGCDLSSEHERFLVEKYFKIPVIIKNYPKELKAFYMRLNDDKKTVAAIDLLVPNIGELIGGSQREERISILDERLLELGLKKEDYWWYRDLRRYGTVPHSGFGMGFERLISYVTGVTNIRDLIPFPRTVNNANF, from the coding sequence ATGAATACAGTGTTAATATCAGATATATATAAAGAGAATATTATAGTAAATAGTCTTATTACTATCTGTGGATGGGTGCGAAGCCGAAGAAGTTCAAAATCTGGTTTTTCTTTTATTACAATTTATGATGGTTCATGTCTTGATACTATTCAAGTAGTAGCGAATGATTGTTTACCTAATTATTATAAGGAAATATTACATCTAACAATTGGATGTTCTGTGGTAATTACTGGAATATTAATATTATCAATTGGAGAAAAACAAAAATATGAAATTCAGTTGAAAAAAATTAAAATTTTAGGTTGGATTGAGAAACCAGAGACTTATCCAATATCTGCTAAAAAACATAGTATGGAATATTTAAGAGAAGTAGCACATTTAAGATCTAGAACTAATTTAATTGGTGTAATAGCTCGAATAAGAAATTATATATTACAATCTTTACACCGTTTTCTTTATAAGCATAATTATTACTGGGTTCCAACACCAATTATAACTAGTTTAAATACCGAAGGTACTGGAGAAATGTTTCGTGTTTCGACGTTAGATATGAAAAACATTCCTAAGAATAAAGATAAATCCGTTGATTTTAAAAAAGATTTTTTTGGAAAAGAATCTTTTTTAACTGTTTCGGGACAGTTGAATATAGAAGCATATGCTTGTTCTTTATCTAGAGTTTATACCTTTGGTCCTACATTTCGAGCTGAACATTCTAATACTAGTCGTCATTTAGCAGAATTTTGGATGTTGGAAGTAGAATCAGCTTTTAAAAATTTAAATGATATATCAGATTTTGCTGAGTATATGTTAAAATACATTTGCAAATCTCTCTTAAAAAATTGCATGTCAGATATTACTTTTCTTAAAACCTATATTGATAATAATATAGTTAATCGTTTAGAAGAACTATTATTAGTAGATTTTATACGTATAGATTATGTAGATGCTATAAATATTTTAATTGACTCTAAGATTCAATTTAACAATTCTATTTCTTTAGGTTGTGATCTATCTTCTGAACATGAGCGCTTTCTTGTAGAAAAATATTTTAAGATTCCAGTAATAATAAAAAATTACCCAAAAGAATTAAAAGCATTTTATATGAGATTGAATGACGATAAAAAAACTGTTGCAGCAATAGATTTATTAGTTCCTAATATCGGAGAACTCATAGGTGGTTCTCAACGTGAAGAACGTATTTCAATTTTAGACGAACGTTTGTTAGAATTGGGATTAAAAAAAGAAGATTATTGGTGGTATCGAGATCTTCGCCGATATGGTACAGTTCCTCACTCAGGTTTTGGAATGGGTTTTGAACGATTAATTTCTTATGTTACTGGAGTAACAAATATACGAGATCTTATTCCATTTCCACGTACTGTTAATAATGCTAATTTTTAA